The DNA region TTATGGCGAAGTTGATCAATCACTAAGCTATAAAAGGTCATAATCTGTAACAAGATTTGTTCAACTGATAATAATTCAGATATACCATagtcttattttctttttcatttctcattaatcttcttttcatttcatttcttatgctttttattttttaaatgaaaaatgatTGCTGACTAGTGACTAGATCAAGTATATGTTATGCATGACAACGTCGTGTAACTTAATTAACTTAACGATGTTATATAGTTAAATTAACTTAACGATGTTATGTAGTTAACATCACGAATGTAGTTTTATTATCCAAAAACTGATGTAAAAGTCAGAgactatttataaaaatgtatggggcatatttatttattttgctttaTGCATACCTAAACAAACTTCCGATTGATTCTTAGTTGATTACATATATAAGTAAGTCATTGGCATTGTTCTCTTTATTGTGTGAAGCAAGTTTGTTTTTGAGTTGAAAGGCTTGGCTTATCTAGATTCGATTAAACAATCAACAGATACAAAGGTAGTGATTGGTAATATAAGTGGATGCATATTTTCATCAGCTATTCTTGAATTGCGCTTTCAGTTGCCAATCATACTTTTTCTAACAGAGCGGGATGTATTTGAAGCAAAACTCCAAACGTCAAGaattaaaatatactagatCTTCATCCGTACAACcgtcttgatttttttatatactataaCATTTTagttcatataataaaatatcactaaattaatgtaatatatatatatatatatatatatatatatagctctaatatattataatgttattacaataaattttagaaattttgtaaaacaaaattgaGAATATTAGGTAACAATACCATTTTAcataatttggttttatttcaaaatttgaaatgtatgTCAAAGTTAAATTAAATTGGATCTACATAACAGAGAAGAAATATTTTGAGATactgttaaaaaaaacaatttttttagttacaaaaaatatttaaaagagaaattataatatattgtacTTGCAAAAAAAATTGCAGTAAATATCTTAGTTGAAAATTTGCTTGAAATACACTAAATTGGATAACATTGTTTTATTTGAAACAGAAATGAATATTTCTttctaacaaaatatattaaagatctttattaaatgaatttttgaaaattaatcaatttaaattttattatcattaaaatataattaatatatacatgcTTTTAATTTTCGTtcataaatcaaaaacaaattttaactGAAACTCTAATTATATTCAatgataattaaatttaaaattgaataatttttgaaagtaagttttaaaatgattctgaaaagattttttaagaattttcttaaacaatatttatttgtattttaaataaagataaagattttaaaagataTGATGATTAAGTTATCTAAAATGTGATAAATTTTCTAGAAGATGGTCCATTTAAAAATATCACAGATaaaagaagtcatgacttctattttattagtatagattttttttgttcgacTTTATGAAATACCGCATACATTAAAAGTTAGACATCGCTAGGTTTCGAATGGTAAATGGCGTTCCGCTCCGCACCGCAGTTAACAGTAACAAAGGTCTCTATATATACCAGATATCCATACATTTTTATAACTATTAGAACCGCATATCAGTTAAACCGATTGTCCCGCACTGCTCAATCCGTAGTCCGGAGCCATAGTGTGGTATGTACTGTTGAAGTGCGTTGTCTTtctatatataccatatatccatacgtttttataaatatttattttatttattgatacaattatatataaataaaatttatatatttctcaaaatattaCTTGGGAATGCTTACAAGGAATGCCTGGAGGTTGCTTTGATCCAGAATACAAAAGTTTGAACCCCTTTTACTCGAATGATATGGTTTCTTGAAAGATAACTGCCAAGTGAGATGACAGTGAAGATgaataaccaaaaaaacagTCTTAGGTAGATATGAATCAGAATGTTACAGAGTTTACCAGTGCCTAAGTTTTCTATTTGCACAACCAAGAACACCCAGAGATGATCGCGTTGAGCTCTTGTGTAGTGGAACTTGATACACAGACTGAAGTCTCCGGATCTTTATTCTTTTGTCACTCACAGATTGGTTCATTAACAAGAGTgcctatatattttattcttgtgtcttttttttgtaacacttttTTTTAGTCACAAAAGACATTGTTTTTATTGTCATTTTAGAGGAAGAAAAGTTTCCATTGAACTTTTCGCCTTTCAAAGTCTTGTGCGGAAGACTTAAAAACGACGTGAAAAGTGATAAAAGTTCAAAGTAAACATAGAGCATTCCAGATGACCATACACACCCACCATATGTAAGAGTTTAAACATTCGTAGCCTCACATACCATCAACAcgattattaaaacaaatactaataaagaaaattacatttaaagaACACAAATATACATATGATTCACAAATATTTAAAGGGAGATGGTGTTGAACATTTGGAATCTATTTTGGGCTTGCTTTCGATAGAACTTTTACATGAACCAGCTGTGTATGTGTGGAGAGAATTTATGTGCAATCACCAACCCACAAAACACACCAGGTCCATAGGCTATGGCCGCTGAAATCCAACTAATCACTTGTTCTTTTGGCTTGGACAAATCTTCGGACTCTTGTGGTGTAGGATTAGGgacatgaggttttccacataTATCTTCGAGACCGTAAAAGTTGGAGTTGTACATGAATGCTGAACACTTTTGTCTTTGAAACTGTGTGCTTCGCGGTATTGGACCTTGGAGATTGTTATGGGAAAAGTTCATAATTGACAAAAAAGATAGACTGCCAAGCTCACCAGGAATCTGACCTGACAGATGATTTCGAGATAAGTCTAGTTCCTCGAGATTTGTTAAATCTGCCAATGATTGAGGTATATTGCTCGTGAATGTGTTACCAGACAAGTTGAGAAGACGCAATTCTTGCAATACTCCAACAGAATTGGGGATCTTTCCACAAAACTTGTTTTCTGAAAAATCAATAGCTTTGAAGTCTTTTCGGATCCGCTGAAATTTCGTATCAACTCCTTTATTCACCATTTCCATCGAACTACGGTAAAAACCTCCATATGCAGGATATCCCATGTAGACGGTGTAACTTTGATGTTCTTCCCTTAACGTGGTCATCCCATGCCATTTGGAAAAATAGAAAGGTGGCAAAGTTCCGTTGAAGTGGTTATTTGATATATCAATGACTTTTAAACTTTGAAACCCAATGGACACACGTGGATGATACAACGGCCCGTAGAATTCATTTGATCGGAGGATTAAAACATTTAACGAAGGCAGAGAACTCAACCACGATGGAAACTTGTCCTTGATCTTGTTGCTTCTTACATTGAAAAACTTCAAAGAAATGCAGTTAATCAATGATTCTGGAAGTTTTCCTTCCAACTTATTGCCGCTGACATCAACCAACTCTAAGTTGGTAGCATTGACAAATAAATCTTGAAAAAGAATTCCTGTGAGATTGTTGTTTTGTAGATTTAAGGCTCTGAGAGGCACAATCGTGTTCCTTAAACATTGCGGGATGGAACCGTTGAAGATATTGTTAGACAAATCCAAGAACATTGACGGTCTAAGCTTGCATATCCAATGAGGTAATGGTCCTCGAAAAGAATTTGAACTCAGATCCAACGTTTGGATATGTGTTACATCTGAAACTTCTAATGACTTTCCAAAACGGCTGAAAGAGTTGTGAGAAAGCATTAACTCCAATACACCCCCTAACCAACCTGGAATTTCACCTTCTAACTTATTGTTAGAAAGATCAAGATACTCGAGTTTGACTAAGTTTGATTTGGGGATTGGTCCAATGAAATTGTTTTGGCTAATATCGAAAGTAACAAGGTTGACCAACTTTGATATAGATATGGGAATTGGTCCAGTGAAATTGTTGTCACTAAGAAATAAAGTTTCAAGATTGAGAAAGTTTGATATGGATTTGGGGATAGGACCTTCGAAATTGTTTTGACTAAGGAATAAACTCTGGAGCTTAGAGGACGAAGATATACTCCTAAACTCTATAGGTCCTTCGAACTGGTTTTCCCTTAAATTAACCCATGTTAACGAAGGAACCATGAACAAGGATGTAGGAAAAGGACCAAAAAATGAGTTTCCACCTACATCAATATGCTCTAACTTGTGGAATCGACTCATGTTAGATGGAAATATggatttaaatttattattgcTGATGACTAAAACAGACAAACTAGTGGCTTGATTTAGTAATACAAGAGGGAATTCACCTGTGAATTGATTGTTTGAAATATCTAAGTGGGTCAGCTTTGTAAAGTTGGCAAAGGGAACATGAATATTTCCAGTGAACTTGTTATCGTTaaggtttaaatattttagttggGTTAGGTTTCTGACTGAAGTTGGAACTTCCCCTACTAAATAGTTACCCAAAAGATCAAGATGTTTTAGATGAGAAAGGTTTCCTAATGAAGAAGGAATCTCTCCATGGAGATGGCAGTCTCTAAGGCTAAGGTTACGAAGATGCTGGAGTTTAAAAAGACCACTATTTAGTTTTAAAGAGTTGTTGAGAGGGATGTATTTGAGATCAAGTGAAATCACTTTGCCAGATTTTGTATCGCACGTGATACCCTCCCAAACACAACAATCACTATTCTTCTTCCATGAACTTAAAGATgagtttgagttgaatccatttACCAGAAACTCGTGTTTGAACTCAAGAAGAGCATCCATGTGGTCATGATGACAATGTTGGAGCATAGGAGAAGCAGACGTGTGTAGAAGGAGGAAAACCagagagaagaaaaacaaagtaACAGTATCAAAAGGACAATAAAATTGGTTTGGAATCATCATATATAATCCCAAATTTATTTTGTGTTGGTATTAAAGTGTTTGGTTTTTATGATTATGGCTCTCTTTATAAAGGAAAACAAATCTTAATTTGTCTTGACTTTGGCGTCAACTGGTGGAATTGGGTGTATTTTGATTAACTCAAGTCGTCAGATTGGCTGTATTTTCCAAGTCTTCTAATGAATGATGTGGGCcacattttttaaatttccacGCATTTCAATTATTTGGACCAATGATTACGGCTAGCTTCATAGTTTACGGTCATGTTGATTAATCACAAAGATTATTTTCTTGACGGCAATTAATCACTAAGATAGAAGGTTAGAATCAGTAACAAGAAATTGTTCAACCGGAGGCGGACCTAGAGTTTTACTTAGTGTGATGCACTTAGTGTACATCCTCCAGTATTTGCAATACATGACAAGATTTTCTTCACTTATTGATATCAAGCTATGCAATGCATGACGTCGTAAAAAGGTTATATCATGCAGATATATACATCCTCGGATAGATAATTGGATTGAAAGATATAATTTAGTTTCTTGAAAAAGATGCCAATTGTTTTTGCTAAGATTACTGAGTTTATAAGAGCTggtaaaattgaataatattacTGATGTAGATATTAGCATATGCCAAAATTAATTCACTacatcaaaattcaaaagagaaaacttcattcagaatttttttttaagggGAGTGTATTGAATTAAGTGTtttaagagattttggagtgttTTAGTATTAGTGAGATTTAGGTGAGTTTTGAAGTTGTTTGAgtgattttaataaaagtttaaaggtaaaaataaaatttatagttaatttggtaagatatttttaaaaattttagatttttttaggtGATTTAACTGAAGTGATAATATTTAACGCAATAGACTCGGCATTGAGGCCCTAAGGTCAAACATTTTGTCTGGAAACTGCTAAAACGAGCTCTACCCGTGGGAGAACGCTTGGTTGAGCGCCATATAGATGCTGACCCAAAGTGTAAACGATGTGGCTGCAATGAATCtatacttcatcttcttttcCAATGCCCTTTTGCTCAAAGAGTGTGGCAACTTGCCCCTTTTACGCTTGAGGTGGACTACAGAGGAATCATAGATTTGATGGCAAGTTGGCCTACTATCTGCTCGCAAGCGTGTTTACCTCCTTCTGGAGTTACATCTAAAGCTCTCATCCCATGGATCATGTGGTCAATCtggaaataaaaaaacaagCTTGTGTTTGaaggtttctctctctctcccgaGGAAACACTTTCTTCAACAATCAAACTGGCTAGAGAATGGAGCATCAATAGCAAACCAGAGTCAACCCCTCCTCACAGCAGCAACAAGGCGGCAAATACAACAGATGTTGAGGTCCTGGTAGTTAACTCTGACGCAGCCTGGATTGATTCCTCTAATGTTGCAGGACTTGGATGGACGATTCCCTAGACACCGTACAATCTGGAGTTTCAAGATCGGGTCGAGTTCGTAGCCTCTCCACTAGTTGCAGAGGGTCTGGCGATGAGAGAAGCGATACGGTCTTGCTGCCGTCAAGGCCTTCAAAAGATAAGACTAGAGTCGGACTCGGCTCAATTAATCCGCTGTCTCAACTCTGGCTCTGTGGTTACAGAACTTCATAGCATTGTTTCGGATATTTTAGCTTTTGCTTCTGAGTTTCAGTCAATCTCGTTTCTCTGGATCTCTAGAGAGAAGAACATGATTGCTGATAATTTGGCCAAGTTGGCGTTAACTCTTGTAGACAATGTGGTGGTTGTGGATGCCTTTATTGCTCCCAACTAACTTCCTTTGCTTTAATCAAgtatttgtgtttcaaaaaaaaaaaagactcggCATTGAGCCTAATGTCTGTGCATTAAAAAAAGTGTGAATTGACAATTGAGTATCTAAAACTAGAAAAAAATGCTTGTGGGAAGAAAAGTACGTGGCGACCAATATCAAAATCCCAACCAAAATCCATGTTTTCACCACCTACCAAACCATGAAGACTATAAGACACTTTCATAACAGCTACAACTTAAAACTCACACCTACGGAACACCATTACCTTTCATTAAAAGTAGCACCATATACCTTATCAAGACGATGTAAAGCTTGTTCTCCTTGTGTTGAGCAAACCAATTCTCAAAGACGTCACCATAGCTGATCCGAGACATTTTTCCTTTGGTGTTGCCATCACTATGAAGCATACTTACTAGCTAAAAGTAACATGAGAAAAAGTTTAGTTATCTCAACGGGAAAAACACTCAAGACAAAGTTTTGGTTCATAACTTTGTGACAGTCCACAAAAAGAGTTGTGACTGCGAGCCTAGTGCCAAACCGGTAAAGAAAAAACCTGACTTTCCATTTTTTGCCATATATTGTTTTCGTTGTGACAAATAAATAGTTGTCATTacaaataatctaaaaataagatgaaagaaataaaaacgtTGTTGCAATCAAGATTTTGCAGTTATGACAGTCGTCTATACTCTTGAGTATATTTGTTGTGTTGGTTTTGGCTCTGGTCTCATAGATTTTGTTTATATACAACTCCGCAGGCTTTTAACCTTCAAACCAGTAAAGATTTGTATCTTAACAGAGTGGTAGGTCAAGTCCGTGCTATGAATGTTGGCAATAGCATGCTTTTTGGTGGTACAagtataagtattttagttttcTCTCGCTTTCTACTTGTGTTAGTTCTCTACTTCCTTGATGGCTCTAAAGTAAGTTACTTTTGTACAGTCTGGTAACTTATATGTCTGGAAAGCAACTGATCACCCAGTCTGATCCTTTCACATGTGTCACATCTCTGGAGGGATGCCACAGTGGGTGAAGTCATATGATTTATTGTTGGAGGTCAGCGACTATACCGACACGGCGGCACGATCACCTCCCTCCTATGTTCAGATCCGTATCTCATATCTTCATTGGATGGAACCGTCAAAGTCTGGGCTTATTCTCAAAATGGAAGATTTGTTATTGAACAGAATAACCCACAACCAACGACGAGGCTACATGGATTCTGTGAGAGGATGGAACCAGGCTGACGACTAGCCTTGTAGAGGTGGACGAGGGATTGAGGATTAGCGAGGTAGAGATAAGAAAGGCGAAATCCTCGGATACGAGCTCGTTGGTGGCGCATTGAACTGAAGGGATAGAGAGTTGTGGggaagagagaggaagagatggAGTTTATACAGAGAAGAGATTAGCACTTTCTTCAGAGGATTAGATCTGGTCTACCAGACAGCTCTAGATACAACTAGTGAAGGAAACTTTAACACCAGGAATCGAGAAGATGCTGTGAGACTTATTAAAAACTTGGTAACTAGCAACAGTACCAAGAACACTGATTATGAGAGAAGAAAAGCGGCCAATGCCCTAGGAAAAGAACAGTTGGACGACATGCAAGCCAAGCTAGACAGTGTTAACAAGATACTGAAGAAACAAGTTAGCTTCGCTGAAGAAGTAGAAGCTGTAGACTGATGAGGAAGAGGATGTGAACTACATAGGAGGTTTCCAGAGATATGAGAATCAGAATCAGAACAAGAACTTCTATGGCAACAGTCAAAGGAGTAATTTCAACCAGAACTCACAGTACCAGAAGCTTTTCAGCGACAGCAACTACAACAGCAACAAGAATCTCACCAATTTTTCCTATCAGAATCCACCACCACCTACTAAGGAGAGCAAGATTGGAGCCATGCTTGACTCAGTTCTAGAGGGTCAAAAGAAGCTCACAGTGGATTTCAATGGGAAAATAGATGCTGTGTACAACAGCCTGACTGCAAAATTTGACACCTTAAGCACTCATGTGAAGAAATTGGAGACACAGGTGGTTCAGACTTCAGAAGCTATTAGAAGGCAAGAAGCGTTCATCAAAGTGAGAGAGGAAGATCTCATCAGACACCA from Raphanus sativus cultivar WK10039 chromosome 8, ASM80110v3, whole genome shotgun sequence includes:
- the LOC108821947 gene encoding receptor-like protein 30, with amino-acid sequence MMIPNQFYCPFDTVTLFFFSLVFLLLHTSASPMLQHCHHDHMDALLEFKHEFLVNGFNSNSSLSSWKKNSDCCVWEGITCDTKSGKVISLDLKYIPLNNSLKLNSGLFKLQHLRNLSLRDCHLHGEIPSSLGNLSHLKHLDLLGNYLVGEVPTSVRNLTQLKYLNLNDNKFTGNIHVPFANFTKLTHLDISNNQFTGEFPLVLLNQATSLSVLVISNNKFKSIFPSNMSRFHKLEHIDVGGNSFFGPFPTSLFMVPSLTWVNLRENQFEGPIEFRSISSSSKLQSLFLSQNNFEGPIPKSISNFLNLETLFLSDNNFTGPIPISISKLVNLVTFDISQNNFIGPIPKSNLVKLEYLDLSNNKLEGEIPGWLGGVLELMLSHNSFSRFGKSLEVSDVTHIQTLDLSSNSFRGPLPHWICKLRPSMFLDLSNNIFNGSIPQCLRNTIVPLRALNLQNNNLTGILFQDLFVNATNLELVDVSGNKLEGKLPESLINCISLKFFNVRSNKIKDKFPSWLSSLPSLNVLILRSNEFYGPLYHPRVSIGFQSLKVIDISNNHFNGTLPPFYFSKWHGMTTLREEHQSYTVYMGYPAYGGFYRSSMEMVNKGVDTKFQRIRKDFKAIDFSENKFCGKIPNSVGVLQELRLLNLSGQIPGELGSLSFLSIMNFSHNNLQGPIPRSTQFQRQKCSAFMYNSNFYGLEDICGKPHVPNPTPQESEDLSKPKEQVISWISAAIAYGPGVFCGLVIAHKFSPHIHSWFM